From Halotia branconii CENA392, the proteins below share one genomic window:
- the crtE gene encoding geranylgeranyl diphosphate synthase CrtE has product MLNTQIIEFDLKAYLSQRRDLVDAALERSITVIYPEVLYESMRYSLLAGGKRLRPILCLASCEFAGGTLDMAMPTACALEMVHTFSLIHDDLPAMDNDDYRRGKLTNHKVYGEPIAILTGDALLAYAFEFIAVQTQGVPASRLVQVVSKLGHAIAATGLVGGQVVDLQSEGLQNTNIETLNFIHSHKTGALLETSVISGAILAGANNEVLQRLSRYAAYIGLAFQIVDDILDVIGTQEELGKTPGKDQQAQKVTYPSLWGIEESKRKSQELVDLAKAELVDFGDKAQPLMAIADYITARRK; this is encoded by the coding sequence ATGTTGAATACTCAAATTATTGAATTTGATTTAAAAGCTTATTTATCACAACGGCGCGATCTTGTTGATGCAGCGCTTGAACGTTCAATTACTGTTATTTATCCAGAAGTACTTTATGAATCTATGCGGTATTCTTTGTTGGCTGGGGGAAAACGCCTACGTCCAATTCTATGTTTAGCTAGCTGTGAGTTTGCAGGAGGTACATTAGACATGGCAATGCCTACTGCCTGTGCGCTGGAAATGGTTCATACCTTTTCGCTAATCCATGATGACTTACCTGCAATGGATAATGATGACTATCGACGCGGAAAATTAACGAATCATAAGGTATATGGTGAACCAATCGCTATTCTCACAGGAGATGCACTTTTAGCCTATGCCTTTGAGTTTATTGCGGTTCAAACTCAAGGAGTTCCGGCTTCGCGATTAGTGCAAGTGGTTTCTAAGTTGGGTCATGCGATCGCGGCAACGGGTTTAGTCGGTGGTCAAGTTGTTGACCTCCAATCTGAAGGATTACAGAATACTAATATAGAAACCCTTAACTTTATTCACTCCCACAAAACAGGAGCTTTGTTAGAAACTTCCGTGATTTCAGGTGCAATTTTAGCTGGAGCAAATAACGAAGTGCTGCAAAGGCTTTCTCGTTATGCTGCGTACATTGGTCTCGCTTTTCAAATTGTTGATGATATTTTGGATGTCATTGGCACACAAGAAGAACTTGGTAAAACTCCAGGCAAAGATCAACAGGCACAAAAAGTGACGTATCCCAGTTTATGGGGAATTGAGGAATCAAAACGCAAGAGCCAAGAATTAGTTGATCTAGCCAAAGCTGAACTTGTTGATTTTGGAGATAAAGCACAACCTCTAATGGCGATCGCAGACTACATTACAGCCAGAAGAAAATAG
- the cysC gene encoding adenylyl-sulfate kinase, whose translation MQEQGITIWFTGLSGAGKTTICRAVEQKLINLGYKVEVLDGDVVRQNLCKGLGFSREDRNENIRRIGFVAQLLTRNGVIVLVSAISPYREIREEVGQKIGNFMEVYVNAPLEVCEQRDVKGLYKRARNGEIPKFTGIDDPYEPPLNPTVECRTDQESVAESLEKVWQKLEEFLKSAMPANFTPEISSKAVQLHKNIV comes from the coding sequence ATGCAAGAACAAGGAATCACAATCTGGTTTACAGGATTAAGTGGTGCAGGTAAAACCACTATTTGCCGAGCAGTCGAGCAAAAGTTAATCAATTTGGGATATAAAGTCGAAGTTTTAGACGGCGATGTAGTCCGCCAGAACTTATGTAAAGGACTTGGCTTTAGCCGAGAAGATCGAAATGAGAATATTCGACGCATTGGTTTTGTAGCTCAGTTATTAACTCGCAATGGAGTTATTGTTTTGGTTTCTGCGATCTCACCATATCGTGAGATTAGGGAAGAGGTAGGGCAAAAAATAGGCAATTTCATGGAAGTGTATGTCAACGCGCCTCTTGAAGTTTGCGAACAACGAGACGTAAAAGGCTTGTATAAGCGCGCTAGAAATGGAGAAATACCTAAATTCACGGGAATTGATGATCCTTACGAACCTCCTCTTAATCCTACAGTAGAGTGCAGAACTGACCAGGAGAGCGTGGCGGAAAGTCTTGAGAAAGTCTGGCAAAAGCTAGAGGAATTTTTGAAATCGGCAATGCCAGCAAATTTTACTCCAGAAATTTCTAGTAAAGCTGTGCAGCTTCATAAGAATATTGTTTAA
- a CDS encoding AAA-like domain-containing protein, protein MKYQVGGSLPSDDPSYVIRQADEQLYTSLKAGDFCYIFNCRQMGKSSLLHRTKDRLMQAGHSCVYIDVTRLGSEDTTTEQWYKGIIICLFYGLNLVDKINFKEWWEMQAGLSPVQKLNQFVEEILLSPEESKRIFIFIDEIDSLLSLSFPVSDFFAWIRHCYNQRAHEPKFQRLAFAVFGVATPSDLIADKRRTPFNIGKAIELYGFKLEEATPLLKGLEKVVCQPQIILQKMIDWTAGQPFLTQKLCQLVVQIAKETPHNKIDLPPSTEGYWIEQLVKKHIIQQWKAKDDPEHLRTIRDRLLYNEQRAGRLLGIYQQILQAEAGNPPVAIDDSREQKELLLSGLVEKHNGYLKIKNPIYRHVFNAEWVERQLDNLRPYSQIFNAWITSNYRDESRLLRGKALKDAQNWSLGKSLSDLDYKFFTASQEYEQREIQTTLEAARAKEVEIRLAQEKKNTKVQRWLLIGMFIKFLISTSLAIGIYVLYCQAKTSETQAKNSEIRALVSASEGMFVSNRRLDALIAAITAKQRLQKLEKPNTNLEHQVNDVLEQAVYSADEYNRFAGHQAAVMAVDISPDSSLIASASIDKTIRLWRRDGTVVATLTGHQGAIRSVKFSPDGQALASASEDGSIKLWKRQGTDSQWQISTTFKGHTASVWGVAFSPNGQFLASAGWDKTVRLWQQDGKLLKTFSGYKWGFWGVAFSPDGQTVAAANLDGTVKLWRRDATGWQNPKLLQILRGHTAWVVGVAFSPDGQIIASASEDKTVKLWRRDSTNGSYRLDKTLQGHTAGVAGVAFSPDGQTIVSASLDKTIKMWNVNGTELKTLKGHNASIWGVSFSPDGSFIGSAGAENLVRLWQSQNPFQKSVMAHSAGIWSIAITADSSIIGTASHENVAKLWSREGKLRKTLTEKSLIPEVSFSEDGKLVGLFVNNEIVKIRRQDGSDVASYKDTHGTITGAVLSPNGRAIAIANVEKIAQIWKRDRPQSQVLRGHQAQIWQVAFSPDGKMVATASADGTAKLWTLEGKLITTLVGHSASVWRVTFSPDSKIVATGSGDNTVKLWTVEGKLLHTFKGHTAAIWGVAFSPDSKIVASGSVDATIKLWQLDGTEITTLRGHSAAIRKIAISGDGTFLASGGDDNTLIIWNLPRILKLNPLAYGCNLVQDYLKTNTALEGSDRSLCN, encoded by the coding sequence ATGAAATACCAAGTAGGTGGTAGTTTGCCCAGTGATGATCCTAGCTACGTTATTCGTCAGGCAGACGAACAGCTTTATACAAGCTTAAAGGCTGGTGATTTCTGTTATATCTTTAATTGTCGCCAAATGGGAAAATCATCGCTGTTGCATCGCACAAAAGACCGTCTGATGCAAGCAGGTCATAGCTGCGTTTATATAGATGTCACACGTTTGGGTAGTGAAGATACCACAACTGAACAATGGTATAAAGGAATTATTATTTGTCTTTTCTATGGTTTAAATTTAGTTGATAAAATCAATTTTAAAGAATGGTGGGAAATGCAAGCAGGTCTTTCACCTGTGCAGAAGCTCAATCAGTTTGTCGAAGAGATTTTACTGTCACCAGAAGAAAGTAAGCGGATATTTATTTTTATTGATGAGATTGATAGTTTATTAAGTTTGAGTTTTCCAGTTAGTGACTTTTTTGCTTGGATTCGTCATTGCTATAACCAACGCGCCCACGAGCCAAAATTTCAACGCCTAGCATTTGCAGTATTTGGGGTAGCGACTCCATCTGACTTAATTGCTGACAAACGCCGCACACCTTTTAATATTGGTAAAGCAATTGAGTTATACGGTTTTAAACTAGAAGAAGCAACCCCATTACTTAAAGGCTTAGAAAAAGTTGTTTGCCAGCCACAAATAATATTACAAAAAATGATTGATTGGACGGCTGGACAACCTTTTTTAACACAAAAACTTTGTCAGTTAGTTGTGCAGATAGCAAAAGAAACACCGCATAACAAAATTGATTTACCGCCATCTACAGAAGGGTATTGGATTGAGCAACTAGTAAAAAAGCATATCATCCAACAATGGAAAGCCAAGGACGATCCAGAACACTTGCGGACAATTCGCGATCGCCTTTTGTATAACGAACAGCGTGCTGGCAGGTTATTAGGCATTTATCAGCAGATTTTACAGGCTGAGGCTGGTAATCCTCCGGTGGCGATTGATGATAGTCGAGAACAAAAAGAACTATTGTTATCTGGCTTAGTTGAAAAACATAATGGCTACCTTAAAATTAAAAATCCCATTTACCGCCATGTGTTTAATGCAGAATGGGTAGAAAGACAATTAGACAACCTACGTCCTTACTCGCAAATCTTTAATGCTTGGATCACATCAAATTATCGAGACGAGTCACGCCTACTGCGAGGAAAAGCTTTAAAAGATGCTCAAAACTGGTCACTGGGTAAAAGTTTAAGCGATTTAGATTATAAATTTTTTACTGCAAGTCAAGAATATGAACAGCGCGAAATTCAAACAACATTAGAAGCTGCAAGAGCCAAAGAAGTAGAAATACGACTAGCACAAGAGAAAAAAAATACTAAAGTGCAAAGATGGCTACTAATAGGAATGTTTATTAAATTCCTAATTTCTACGAGTTTGGCTATAGGTATTTATGTTTTATACTGCCAAGCCAAAACCAGCGAAACTCAAGCCAAAAATAGTGAAATTCGCGCCCTTGTATCTGCTTCTGAGGGAATGTTTGTCTCGAATCGCAGATTAGATGCACTTATAGCAGCAATTACAGCTAAACAGAGACTACAAAAACTAGAAAAACCAAATACCAATCTTGAGCATCAAGTAAACGATGTATTAGAACAAGCAGTATATAGCGCAGATGAATACAATCGCTTTGCTGGCCATCAAGCAGCTGTGATGGCAGTAGATATTAGTCCTGATAGTTCTTTGATTGCTTCCGCCAGTATAGATAAAACAATCAGATTATGGCGGCGTGATGGTACAGTCGTGGCAACTCTCACAGGTCATCAAGGCGCAATTAGATCTGTCAAATTTAGTCCGGACGGTCAAGCACTAGCTTCAGCCAGTGAGGATGGTTCGATTAAACTGTGGAAACGGCAAGGTACAGACAGCCAGTGGCAGATTTCGACAACATTTAAAGGTCATACTGCTTCGGTTTGGGGAGTTGCTTTTAGTCCTAATGGTCAGTTTCTTGCCTCTGCTGGTTGGGACAAAACAGTCAGGTTGTGGCAGCAAGATGGTAAACTTTTAAAAACATTTTCAGGTTATAAATGGGGATTTTGGGGAGTTGCTTTTAGTCCTGATGGTCAAACCGTAGCAGCTGCCAATTTAGATGGGACAGTAAAACTTTGGCGACGAGACGCTACAGGTTGGCAAAACCCCAAACTGCTACAAATTTTGCGGGGTCATACAGCTTGGGTTGTGGGAGTAGCTTTTAGTCCTGACGGTCAAATCATTGCTTCTGCAAGTGAAGATAAGACTGTGAAACTTTGGCGGCGAGATAGCACAAATGGCAGCTATCGCCTGGATAAAACACTGCAAGGTCATACGGCGGGGGTTGCAGGCGTAGCATTTAGTCCTGACGGTCAGACTATTGTCTCTGCCAGTCTGGATAAAACAATAAAAATGTGGAATGTTAATGGTACAGAACTGAAAACCCTCAAAGGACATAATGCTTCTATTTGGGGAGTGAGTTTCAGTCCTGATGGCAGCTTTATTGGTTCAGCAGGTGCAGAAAACTTAGTGAGACTCTGGCAAAGTCAAAATCCCTTCCAAAAGAGTGTAATGGCGCACAGTGCAGGGATTTGGTCAATAGCTATTACTGCTGATAGTTCCATTATTGGTACAGCCAGTCACGAAAACGTGGCGAAATTATGGAGTCGCGAAGGTAAATTGCGGAAAACTTTGACCGAAAAAAGTCTCATCCCTGAGGTTTCATTCAGTGAAGATGGCAAATTAGTTGGTCTGTTTGTTAACAATGAGATAGTGAAAATCCGGCGGCAAGATGGAAGTGATGTTGCTAGTTACAAAGATACTCACGGTACAATTACAGGTGCAGTCTTAAGCCCTAATGGTCGAGCGATCGCAATTGCAAATGTGGAAAAGATTGCTCAGATCTGGAAACGCGATCGCCCCCAATCGCAGGTTCTCCGAGGACATCAAGCCCAAATTTGGCAAGTTGCTTTTAGTCCTGACGGTAAAATGGTCGCAACCGCCAGTGCTGATGGTACAGCAAAGTTGTGGACATTAGAAGGTAAGCTAATCACTACCTTAGTTGGACATTCTGCATCTGTCTGGAGAGTGACTTTTAGTCCTGACAGTAAAATAGTAGCTACTGGCAGTGGTGATAATACTGTGAAGTTATGGACAGTAGAAGGTAAGTTATTGCATACCTTTAAAGGTCATACTGCTGCCATTTGGGGAGTAGCGTTTAGTCCTGATAGTAAGATAGTTGCTTCTGGGAGTGTGGATGCTACTATCAAACTTTGGCAGTTAGATGGTACAGAAATCACTACTCTTAGAGGTCATAGCGCCGCTATTCGCAAAATTGCCATCAGCGGCGATGGTACTTTTTTAGCTTCAGGGGGTGATGATAATACATTAATTATCTGGAATTTGCCGCGTATTCTCAAACTCAATCCCTTAGCTTATGGCTGTAACTTGGTGCAGGACTATTTGAAAACTAACACAGCACTGGAAGGGAGCGATCGCTCTTTGTGTAACTAA
- a CDS encoding nuclear transport factor 2 family protein, with amino-acid sequence MEITLVEQLEERLRQAMLQSDVLALEELIADDLVFTTHTGELIDKQMDLEAYRSDIQKLILLQGQQQRVQLYGNTAVVTVKMEVAGTFEGKAFVGIYRYTRVWAKSQPQGNWQVVAGHVSQVL; translated from the coding sequence ATGGAAATTACTTTAGTTGAACAATTGGAAGAAAGGCTACGGCAGGCTATGCTTCAAAGTGATGTTTTAGCTTTAGAAGAACTAATTGCCGATGATTTAGTTTTCACCACCCACACAGGTGAATTAATTGATAAGCAGATGGACTTAGAAGCATATCGCTCAGATATTCAAAAACTTATCTTACTCCAAGGTCAACAGCAGCGAGTGCAACTCTACGGTAATACAGCGGTAGTAACAGTTAAGATGGAGGTTGCTGGCACTTTTGAAGGTAAAGCTTTTGTAGGTATATACCGATACACAAGAGTTTGGGCAAAGTCACAGCCACAAGGAAATTGGCAAGTCGTCGCTGGTCATGTTAGTCAAGTACTGTAA
- a CDS encoding cation:proton antiporter → MAVNLLTSSPLIAFTILITVIFTIPPIFERLRLPGLVGLLLAGIVLGQNGLKLLDSESETMNLLSDIGKLYLMFVAGLEIDLEQFRKTRNRSIGFGTLTFLVPLIAGIILGRLFNFSWNSSVLIGSLLASHTLLAYPIVSRLGVVTNEAVTVTIGATIFTDTGALLILAICVGIHGGNFSALSLATLLGGLAIYSAVVLFGFDWAGKEFFRRSGDEQSNQFLFILLALFLASVGAQLIGVEKIVGAFLAGLAVNDVLGRSPVKEKIEFIGSVLFIPCFFVDMGLLINIPAFVKTLSSIWLTLVIIVALIGSKFIAAFLAKLLYRYNTAEMLTMWSLSLPQVAATLAATLVAYQAVNPANERLINEEVLNSVIVLMLVTAILGPIITARFATLLQLSPTDFETDKLTTWWENSEDKLIEKSDEPFTVIVPVYNPQTQRYLIEMAALLARHESGRIVPLAITKAHIDMDDPQLATALDQSKQRLNLAREISQEFEVEVSSIIRIDDDAALGISRTSREQNASLVVMGWSRTTGLRARLFGSVIDSVFWSSHCQVAVTRLLSSPTTFRKILVPVGDLTRQTIGAVRFAQILADVNQAKVVLLHVSDRKTPSNLVEKFTSQLSDIAGKSQLQVNTNIQTIRDNDIAKVIIRESQAFDLAVLRSVRYRTAGGLAVSQVTTQLVQELKCSIVLLGEPNS, encoded by the coding sequence ATGGCAGTTAACTTACTAACAAGTAGTCCACTTATTGCATTTACTATTCTTATAACAGTAATTTTTACTATACCCCCTATATTTGAGCGACTGCGACTACCTGGATTAGTGGGGTTGTTGTTAGCAGGTATAGTACTAGGACAAAATGGGTTAAAGTTGTTAGATTCTGAGTCTGAAACAATGAATCTACTCTCGGATATCGGTAAACTTTATTTGATGTTTGTAGCAGGTTTAGAAATAGACTTAGAACAGTTTCGTAAAACTAGAAACCGCTCAATCGGATTTGGTACTTTGACATTTTTAGTTCCACTAATTGCTGGAATTATTCTAGGACGTTTATTCAATTTTAGCTGGAATTCTTCCGTTCTAATTGGTTCTTTGCTAGCTTCTCATACTCTCTTAGCGTATCCAATTGTCAGCCGTCTAGGTGTTGTAACAAATGAAGCTGTGACTGTCACTATTGGTGCCACTATTTTTACTGATACAGGTGCTTTATTAATATTAGCAATTTGTGTTGGAATTCATGGAGGGAACTTCTCGGCCTTAAGTTTAGCAACTTTGTTAGGTGGATTAGCAATTTACTCTGCTGTTGTCCTGTTTGGTTTTGATTGGGCGGGAAAAGAGTTTTTTCGACGTTCTGGAGATGAACAAAGTAATCAGTTTTTATTTATCTTGCTAGCATTGTTTTTGGCATCTGTTGGAGCGCAGCTCATTGGAGTCGAAAAAATTGTTGGTGCTTTTCTAGCAGGTTTAGCCGTTAATGACGTTTTGGGACGTAGCCCAGTCAAAGAAAAAATTGAGTTTATTGGCAGTGTTTTATTCATTCCCTGTTTTTTTGTAGATATGGGGCTATTAATTAATATTCCTGCATTTGTCAAAACTCTTAGTTCTATTTGGCTAACTTTAGTCATTATAGTAGCTTTGATTGGTAGCAAATTTATAGCAGCATTTTTAGCCAAACTTTTATATCGCTATAATACAGCAGAAATGCTGACGATGTGGTCATTGTCACTACCACAAGTAGCAGCTACACTAGCAGCAACATTGGTTGCCTATCAAGCCGTCAATCCTGCCAACGAGCGGTTAATAAATGAAGAAGTCTTAAATAGTGTAATTGTTTTGATGTTAGTTACTGCAATCCTCGGTCCGATAATCACAGCGAGGTTTGCTACTTTATTACAGCTTTCTCCTACAGATTTTGAAACAGATAAACTAACAACTTGGTGGGAAAATTCTGAGGATAAGTTAATAGAAAAAAGTGATGAGCCATTCACTGTAATAGTACCAGTATACAATCCTCAAACCCAGCGCTATTTGATAGAAATGGCAGCACTTCTAGCTCGTCATGAATCTGGACGAATTGTGCCATTAGCTATTACCAAAGCCCATATAGATATGGACGATCCACAATTAGCAACAGCACTAGATCAAAGTAAGCAAAGATTGAACTTGGCTAGAGAAATTAGTCAAGAATTTGAGGTAGAAGTGTCATCTATAATTCGGATTGATGATGATGCGGCTTTGGGAATTAGCCGCACCAGTCGAGAACAAAATGCTAGTTTAGTAGTGATGGGTTGGTCACGGACAACAGGCTTGCGTGCCCGTTTGTTTGGTAGTGTAATTGACAGTGTTTTTTGGTCTTCTCATTGTCAGGTAGCAGTGACACGTCTTTTGAGTAGTCCTACAACCTTCAGAAAAATTCTTGTACCAGTTGGAGACTTAACGCGACAAACCATAGGTGCTGTGCGGTTCGCTCAAATTTTGGCTGATGTGAATCAAGCAAAAGTGGTACTATTACATGTGAGCGATCGCAAAACACCCTCAAATTTAGTAGAAAAATTTACATCTCAATTGTCTGATATTGCTGGTAAAAGTCAGCTACAAGTGAATACAAACATTCAAACAATTAGGGATAATGATATTGCTAAAGTGATAATTAGGGAATCTCAAGCATTTGATTTAGCAGTTTTACGTTCTGTCCGTTATCGCACAGCCGGTGGGCTAGCTGTCAGCCAAGTGACAACACAATTAGTTCAAGAATTGAAGTGTTCAATTGTACTACTGGGAGAACCTAACTCGTGA
- a CDS encoding AAA-like domain-containing protein produces the protein MELKQNRIKRKRGVVLTPKGLKQLQEAIISSEIVENQGDRFTLEKLSQLTNISPRTISRLWSLSKGVDQKTLKLCFNAFDLELQDEYYSFVQDEEENQAEILEHLSGNSHIKAQNYWPYPDRPVPLDSSLYIERPPIEEQVYREVTQPGCVIRIRSPRQMGKTSLVMRLLAFAQKQGYHTLNINCDQLDEQCLTDLNRLLRCLCLQIATQLGTDTNLDDQWDDEIGCKLSCSLYIQNYLLKQSENPIVLVLSEVDRFFEYPQLGREFFALLRSWCDEARQSNHWRKLRLVVVYSTEQYISLDINHSPFNIGLPIRLGEFTVQQVEELARRYGLELTSQELKQLMSLVGGHPGLLQLALFNLLSGSMTLKELIAEAIANGGIYRYHLWQHWVNLQANPGLIKIYAELVTAQKAVTIDPVCAYKLESLGLIAFEGDRIIPRCELYRNYFVKQLATSA, from the coding sequence ATGGAATTAAAGCAAAATAGAATCAAGAGAAAAAGAGGAGTTGTATTAACTCCCAAGGGACTCAAGCAATTACAAGAAGCGATTATTTCTAGTGAGATAGTAGAAAATCAAGGCGATCGCTTTACTTTAGAAAAACTGTCGCAACTTACCAATATTTCCCCTAGAACTATTAGCCGTTTGTGGTCTTTAAGTAAAGGTGTAGATCAAAAAACTTTAAAATTATGTTTTAATGCGTTTGATTTAGAACTTCAGGATGAATATTATAGCTTTGTACAAGATGAGGAGGAAAATCAAGCAGAAATCTTAGAGCATTTATCAGGCAATTCTCATATAAAAGCACAAAATTATTGGCCATATCCAGATAGACCTGTACCTCTAGATTCTTCTTTATATATTGAACGTCCACCTATAGAAGAACAAGTATATCGAGAAGTTACTCAACCTGGTTGTGTAATTCGGATTCGTTCGCCCAGACAGATGGGGAAAACCTCTTTGGTAATGCGTTTGTTAGCCTTTGCTCAAAAGCAAGGATACCATACTCTCAATATCAATTGCGATCAACTTGATGAACAATGTTTAACTGACTTAAATCGGTTGTTGCGTTGTCTTTGTCTGCAAATCGCTACACAATTAGGCACAGATACCAACCTTGATGATCAATGGGATGATGAGATTGGTTGTAAATTAAGTTGTAGTTTATATATACAAAATTATTTACTAAAACAAAGTGAAAATCCGATAGTTTTGGTTTTGAGTGAGGTTGACCGCTTTTTTGAGTATCCTCAGCTGGGTCGGGAGTTTTTTGCTTTATTGCGTTCTTGGTGCGATGAAGCCAGACAAAGTAACCATTGGCGAAAATTGAGGTTAGTGGTAGTTTACTCGACAGAACAGTATATTTCTTTAGATATTAACCATTCTCCATTCAATATTGGATTACCGATTCGTCTTGGGGAATTTACTGTGCAGCAGGTAGAAGAATTAGCTAGGCGATACGGTCTAGAATTGACTAGCCAAGAACTCAAGCAGTTAATGTCTTTAGTAGGAGGTCATCCAGGACTACTGCAACTAGCCTTGTTTAATCTTCTTTCTGGAAGTATGACTTTAAAAGAGTTGATAGCAGAAGCGATCGCCAACGGTGGAATTTACCGTTATCATTTATGGCAACATTGGGTAAATTTGCAAGCTAATCCTGGTTTGATTAAGATTTATGCTGAGCTAGTTACAGCACAAAAAGCTGTGACTATTGACCCTGTATGCGCTTACAAACTCGAAAGTTTAGGATTAATTGCCTTTGAAGGCGATCGCATCATACCGCGTTGTGAACTCTACCGCAATTATTTTGTCAAGCAGTTAGCTACAAGTGCATAA
- the gntT gene encoding guanitoxin biosynthesis MATE family efflux transporter GntT — translation MAQHSVFIRHFLKLASINVLSNLMVPLAGLLDVIFLGHLTEIRHLAGVALATILFNYIYWTFGFLRMGTTGMVAQAIGRKDNQSVLLIGLQHGILALILGLIILILQQPLQWLGFTILSATSQVKQSGVEFYNALVWGAPATLINFVLIGWFLGQAKSSKVLLLSAVGNCANVLLDYLFIVQWGWESRGAGLATAISQYLMLIVGIGLCYQEISFGQIRTLTGKLFDLSAFKSALILNGEIIIRTFALISTMAIFTNLSSILGTSVLTANTVLMQIVGLAAYFIDGLAFATESFAGIYQGSGNTTSLKQLLQFSLISSLIIGLTFAVVFISAPEPLLKLLTNHTETINNLHSYVPWLLPVLGFGSIAYALDGYFLGLTQGHILRQAMLKATLIGFIPSAITAWYFHNSHLLWLSMSLFMAARTITLALRLPATLNQ, via the coding sequence TTGGCTCAACATTCGGTATTCATTCGCCATTTTTTAAAACTTGCATCTATAAATGTACTTTCAAATTTAATGGTTCCGTTAGCTGGACTGTTAGATGTAATATTTTTAGGTCATTTAACAGAAATCCGTCACTTAGCAGGTGTGGCACTAGCAACAATTCTGTTCAATTACATTTATTGGACATTCGGTTTCTTACGCATGGGTACAACTGGGATGGTTGCACAGGCGATAGGACGTAAAGATAATCAATCAGTTCTGCTAATTGGTTTACAGCATGGCATTTTAGCATTGATATTAGGACTGATCATCCTGATTCTACAGCAACCTTTACAATGGTTAGGGTTTACAATTTTAAGTGCGACATCCCAAGTGAAGCAATCTGGTGTTGAATTTTACAATGCTTTAGTTTGGGGTGCGCCAGCAACGTTAATTAACTTTGTCTTAATTGGTTGGTTTTTAGGACAAGCAAAAAGTAGTAAAGTGTTGTTGCTTTCAGCCGTTGGTAACTGTGCAAATGTATTACTTGATTATTTATTTATTGTTCAATGGGGATGGGAAAGTAGAGGAGCAGGTTTAGCAACAGCTATTAGTCAGTATCTGATGCTCATAGTAGGTATTGGGTTATGTTATCAAGAAATTTCATTTGGACAGATACGTACTTTAACTGGAAAACTATTTGACCTGTCCGCCTTCAAATCAGCCTTAATACTTAATGGTGAAATTATTATTCGGACTTTTGCCTTAATCTCGACAATGGCGATATTTACCAACCTCAGTTCAATATTAGGAACTTCAGTTCTAACGGCAAATACTGTACTGATGCAAATCGTGGGTCTGGCAGCATATTTTATTGATGGTTTAGCATTTGCTACTGAAAGTTTCGCAGGAATTTATCAAGGTAGTGGCAATACTACTTCTTTAAAACAACTGTTACAATTTTCTCTAATCAGCAGTTTGATTATAGGGTTAACCTTTGCTGTTGTATTTATTTCGGCTCCAGAACCACTGTTGAAATTGCTGACCAATCATACTGAAACTATTAATAATTTACATTCTTATGTTCCTTGGCTATTACCAGTTTTAGGATTTGGTTCAATTGCTTATGCACTAGATGGTTATTTTTTAGGACTAACTCAAGGTCATATACTTCGTCAAGCTATGCTGAAAGCTACATTAATTGGTTTTATTCCATCAGCTATTACAGCTTGGTATTTCCATAATAGTCATCTACTATGGCTATCAATGTCTTTATTTATGGCAGCAAGAACAATAACTTTAGCATTGCGTTTACCAGCAACATTGAATCAGTAA